TGAAAAACCTAAagacaggaggtctcctggaGAGTTCTCCGAGAAGTCTCcaaaagggagggagcaggagattTTTGTCAAGCAGAACACAGGAGGTCCAAATGTCATATTTGCTGAAAGCACCCCCATCAGCCCAAAATATAGACTGCTGGGCACAAAGTCATGTGCATTGGTGGCTTCTGCTTGGCCCCACCCACATCCACCCTCCAGGATATAGGTCTCCACTCTGACTGACTTCCCACCTCTGGTCGTTGCTGCCCAGGGAAGCTAAGAGTCACAGTCTCCAGACTTCACACAGGTAACTGGGCTGGGGTTGCCAGGGAGACCAGCAGGACAAGGGATATGTTGTGGGATGCAGGGAGAAGGGGAGCCTTGGGGCCTTGATGACCCTAAGTGGGAAGAGATACAAGAAGAGAGTGTAGGATTTAATTTCCCTTCGCTGTATTCTAGATTGGATTAGAGATGCCTCAATCCCGAGGGAGGACAAGGACCCCAGACATGGCCCCAGCTCACCCCCAAAGTCCAGCCCTACTCTAACCTCAGTTTCACCCCCAGATCCAGTTTGGACATTCAAATCAGCCCTGATCAAAAACTGAACACTATTTTGCTCCTAGTTTCACTGCTGGGGCCCAGTTCCTTCCACGGCTACAGTGTGAGCGGAGGTGTCAGTCCCAGGATAGGACCCAGCCTGGCCATGGCAGAGCCAGCAACACGTTGTTAGCCTTTCACCTCCAACTCCAAACTCAGGTGACCCATGGCACTAAGCCCCATTCTGAACGCATTTGCATTTCAGTTGCatgacacccctccccctttttttgtttttgttttttgtttgttttggtttttcaagacagggttattctgcgtagccctggctgtcctggactcactttgtagaccaggctggcctcaaactcacagagatttgcctgcctctgcctcccaagttctgggatcaaagatgtgcgccaccacccagggctcaattttcaattttaataatttattgatttgaCACGTgtgagagttttgcctgcatatacattaTGCACACGTGTgaatgctctgaaccactgagctttctctccagcccttgccagGCCTTTTTCCGGTCTAGCTCTAACACAGTCCCAGTCTTAGCTCTACACTGCTAGCTTTCTCCTTGGACCCAGCTCTGTGCTAGCCTGGGTCCTGGTCTCTCCATTTCAGTGCAGGCAGCCCCAGAGGCCTTGTGTTTGTCTGAGCATGACAAGCATATATGAAAACTTCCATAACTCCAGGAGTGAGGAGAAAAACCAAGAGACTGAAAAAGGTGAGAGAAACacacgcgcgcacatacacacacacacacgcacacacacgcacatgcacatgcacacacatgcacacatacacacatgcatacatacacacatgcacacacacaaacacatgcatgcatacacacagatatgcacacaaacatcacacacacacaccacacacacaccacacacacaccacacacacaccacacacacaccacacacacaccacacacacaccacacacaccacacacaccacacacacacacacacacaccacacacacaccacacacacacacaccacacacacacccacacacacacacaccacacacacaccacacacacaccacacatacacacacaccacacacacaccacacacacacaccacacacacccacacacatcacacacacacacacacacaccacacacacaccacacacacaccacacacacaccacacacacaccacacaccaccacacacacacacacaccacacacacaccacacacacatacacacacaccacacacacacacacacacacacacacacacacgcacgcacactccTTACCCATCCTCTTCACTTGTCCACTGGGATTTCTGTTGTCATAATCACTGTGCGTGTCCACCTTGGACAGTGTTGGGTTCTTCACTCTGGTGGACTCAGGACTTAGCACCGAGGGCCCATTGTGAAGAGGGCACAAGGTTCTCCAGAGCACAGGGCTAAGGAAGAGCCCAGGGACTTGGCTTCCTGTGCTCCGCGGGGGAAGAAGAGGTGTGCGATGCAGGTGGCTGGGTTTGGAGGGGAGCTCACTGATCACGCAGACATGCATGACCCGTTAGGGACCTGCGTGCTCCAATCCGTGTCCTCCCAGCACTGCCCACCCGGGTCTGATTTACATACTGTTGTGCTTGTTCCTGATCGGGTGTTAAACACGTCCTCAGAGGAGCGTGAGAGGCCCCAGAGCCTGCAGATTCGCCATGCTCCGAGGTGTCAAATGCCCGGGCACCTGGAGCCCCATGATTCTCTGGATGTGCCCCCTACAGAGCTTCCActgtcccccctccccgcccctgcccccgctCCCCGGATCCTTCCCTTCCCGTTCTCTCACAGCCTGCATCCTCCAACTATTgacccccttttctcttccagcgcctcctcctcctcagttctTCCTGTGCAGCGTCCTCTCCTGGACCCACCTGCTCCTGTTCTCTCTggccctcagcctcctgctgctgctggttgtcTCCGTGATTGGATCCCAAAGTGGGTGCTCAGGGTGGCAGGGAGGACAGGAGTGTGCCGGGCAGAGTGGAGGGACACGCCCTTAGCAGGGGCAGTGACAGTCATGGCGAGCACAGGGTTAACAGCCAGAGGGGCATACTGGACAGTGACCTGAGTGGGGACACTGGTGGGGACAGGAAGGACACGTGGTGAGGGTGGCCACTGGCCATGTGTCACTACTTTGCTTGGGATCTACCCCTGCATTGCCTCACCCGCTAAGCCTCGGTTCACGCATGCGCAATATTGGGTAACAACAGTGCTGCCCCACTGGGTCTCTGTGAGGGCAGAATGCTACTCTGCACACAAAGTGCCCTGCTCACTGCTGCCACAGAGGGGACCTGAGCAATCTTGGTTCTCCTCATCCTGTCGCCCTCCTCAGATTACCAGTTAAGGAGGGACCTAGGTGCCCTGAGAGCCACTTTGGCCAACACCACCTCCAGCATAAAGGCTGAAGTCCAGACCCTGACCTCCAGGGGTGAGCTGGGCTCTGACTGGGCTCTGGGCTGGAGTGGGACTGGGTAGGGAGGACCGAGTCCTGAGCTGCAGACCCTGTTCTCCAGGTGACAGATTGCAAGAAAATATCAGTTCCATGAACAGGGAGGTGGAGGATCACAGGAAAGAACTGCTGGCAGGTCTCTAAGAGTGTGCTGAGGGGCGGGGCCGAGGGCCGGGGCGGGGCCTGAGGTGGGggccggggcggggggcggggcctgAGGTGGGGGCCGGGGCGGGGAGGGCGGAGCCTGGGGCGGGGCCTGAGGTGGGGGGCCTGGGGAGTTGGTTCCTGGTGCTGAACTGTTGTCTTCCAGGCAGAAGCTTGAGCCAGAAGGTGGCTTCTCTGGAAAGCACAGTGGAGAAAAAGGAGCAGGCGTTAAAAACAGGTTAGGCCAAGGTTCCCTTGTCCCCTGGGAGGAGGTGAAGAGGTGTGAGCACGTGCAGTGTGTGTAGAAATTCCTGAGCAGGTGCCACCGCTGGAGCGCTGCTCTCACTCCCATCTGTGTGTCCCAGATCTATCTGAAATAAGTGCGCGTGTCCAACAGCTGGGGAAGGACCTGAATGTCCTGACGTGCCAGCTTGACCGCCTCAAAAACAACGGTGAGGAGGGCGGCGAGGGGCGTGGGTCTCCCGAGTCCCTGGCTGATGTCAACCCCTGTGGTGCACCTCAACCCCTGTACCCCCCTCTGATGCCTCAGGCTCGGAATCGTACTGCTGCCCCCGTCACTGGACGGAGCATGAAGGGAGCTGCTACTGGTTCTCTCAATCTGAGAAGTCGTGGCCTGAAGCCGACAAGTCCTGCCAGCTGGAGAATTCTCACCTGGTGGTGGTCAACTCCCTGGAGGAGCAGGTGACGTCTCAGGGGGGCTCTATTTTTCCGGAAgcagggggtagggtgggggggggtgcttcTAGTCTAAGGAAATGGTTACCCCaccctcttctttctttagaattttctACAGAATCACTTAGCCAATGTGGTCACTTGGATCGGCCTAACGGACCAAAACGGGCCCTGGAGATGGGTGGATGGAACTGATTTTGAGAAAGGTTTTAAGTGAGTGTGTTTTCACATCTGCTCTCATGGCTTTTGCCTGGGCCACCTCTCTTTCCAAGGCTGTGGCCCTGGGGTAGATGGTAGAATGTGGGCATGTGGCTTTGGGTCTGGTTTCCGGTGGCCCACATCTGTGTTTGTTCATAGGAACTGGGCCCCTGAACAGCCGGACAACTGGCATGGACATGGGCTGGGAGGAGGTGAGGACTGTGTCCACTTCAACTCAGACGGTCGCTGGAATGACAATGCCTGCCAGAGGCGTTTCCGCTGGGTCTGCGAGATATCGCCGGCTAAGGCTGGCTAGGTGGCCGCGCCACGTAATTTATGTCTTTGGTGCCTCCAGCTATGAATGCCTGAAATTTGGAATCCTCCTGTCCTGTCTCAATGTTCTTGAGgatgttttttttaatcaagagtTTTAAGGCAAGGAGAAAGGACTGTGTATGAGATGGCTGGGGTGGTGTTTGGAAGAACGGGGTTATTGAAATCTGTGATATTCTGTGCAGTGTGCAGCCTATTGTAGGAAGCTTtcaaatgtaacaaaaattaaatactttttgttGGTCTTGAGCTGTGTCATTCTTATGAAAACTGGGTAATAAGACAAAACGCTATCTATACCGCAATCTAACATTTATCCTCTTTGACTGAATAAAAGCAAATTCAGAATGTGAGGGGGGAAACTCCTATTCCTAAAAAgtttacagaaaacaaattaatcAGGGTTCTGCCTGAGTCCCCCAAGAGCTCCGTGTTCAGCAACTGCGTGGAGACTCTCATCACACTGTGAGGAAAACTCTGGAGCTGGCTATGGTGTTTCAAGCCTATGATTTCAGcacctggggggcagaggcaggagaaccatgACCAGTCTAGGCTACGCAGTGAGTTCTAGATTAGCTAGGGCTACACGGAGAGGCAGCATCTCAAAAGTAAAGCAAGAGGAGCCTTGGGAAAACATCTTGGGAAAAGTAGAAATAGACATTTGTCAGCTGCAAATCAGTGGGAAAGGATAGCAGAGAACGCACTTTTAGAATCATGTTCTGGCcgggctcagtggtgcacacatgcctgtaatcccagcacttgggaggcagaggcaggcagatcgctgtgagttcgaggccagcctggtctataaagtgagtccaggacatccagggctacacagagaaatctgtagtggatgtaaacatgttttttttttttttttaaatctcaagtgtggcatggggaacagacttgtgagagagcaggtgatgtttatccacttagaaggtCAATCACTTTGTTAtgttggtggggggaggggggcttggttgttgccagctgaaaaacatcctggtacagactctgagaggagatatcaaaacaggaggcggggcttttggggTTGTGGTGTTTGGCTGCTCATCACTCTCCattttgagatgctcctagagagaaccgctctaACAGAgctttgaggctctgggttctggttacttcaggttccagcagcaactttggtggatttgctggtctgctgaaatcctgccaactacgtCAGGAGAAATCACTTCCAGGAGctgaatccaacaaggtctacttttcctgttcccataaacctcctttctctcctatctggggtAGGTGGCTTAGAAGGGaagtataagcatttaaaaaccccaaataaagtaggtttggaaaaggtgaagccgacagaaatctgtctttaaaaaaccaaaaccaaaccaaaccaatctcCCCTGCACACAAAAAGAGAATTGTGTTCTggctgtgcagtggtggcacacgcctttcgtcccagcactcaggaggcagaggcaggtggatcgctgtgagtccaaggccagtttGGTGTGTGACTGGAATATGAACCCTGGCACCCAcacggtgaaaggagagaaccaattcatgcaagttgtcctctgacacacacacacacacacatacacacacatacacacacacacatacacacacatacacacacacacacacagacagagagacagagagttccGGTTGAAGATCTCAAGAGCTTTTTGTACCTCTCTGTGCCTCTAAAGGTTCTGTAGGCACAGTTAAGACTTCACAGTTGCAAACCCATTTTCCGGACTTCAAGTTtcatgatattttgttttgttttgagtcagggtctctttaCATATCCCCGGATGACCtggcactcactgtgtagaccaagctggccttgaactcacaggatatccacctgcctctgtctcctgagcactgggattaaaagtgtgagccacaaCACCTGGCTGATTTCATGTGCTTTTTTCATTCctaagtcgtgtgtgtgtgcctgggagtGCTGAgcctgtggagcccagaagataTGGCTCATAGGAGATGCCGCtgccttatgtgggtgctgggaactgaactcaggtcttctgaagaGCAATTCACACCCTTAactgctgctgcctctccagctcctttaGGCACTTTCTAATCTCGTGTAATCCCTTGTCCGTTCCTGGGGTTGTCCAATAGGGTATTGGATTGGATTATTCGGGAGGCGGACTGCCTGCGTTTATGTCTTGCATTGTGGGCATGCAGTTCacatggaggccagcagagggcgccaaaTCCCCTAGGATGGTGAGGGGCCCCGTTCCTGCAGGGAATTGAAAACTgttcctccacaagagcagccagtgctcttaacacccAGCCTATTGCCAAGGGATTTCCCTGTTGTCTTTCTCTGCATGGCTGCTCCAGAAGGACTGCGAGCTTTTGTGTGTTGATTTAACATTCTACAACCTAAAATTTGTATCAGATCTactaattaaggaaaaaaaaaatacttggcatgggaggcagaggcaggtggatggctgtgagttcgaggacagcctggtctacagagtgagttcaggacagccagggctacacagatgaaactctgtctcaaaaaaaactaaaagtagaaaaagagagaaatacttggggctggagagatgacccagaaTTTAAGAAcaggtgctcttccagaggacccaggttcaattcccggcagccacagggcagctcacaaccatctgtaactccaggtccaggagagccaacacgctcctctggcttccacaggccctgcatgcacatggtacatagacacacaccacacacacacacaccacacacacacacacacacacccaccacacacacacacaccacacacacacaccacacaacaccacacacacccacacacacaccacacacacacacacacacaccacaaaccacacacacacacacaccacacacaaccacacacacacaccacacacacaccacacacacaccaacacacacacacacacacacacaccacacaaacacacccacacacacccacacacacacacacacaccacacacacacacaccacacacacacaccacacacacaccacacacacacacacacacacacacaccacacacacacacacacacccacacacacaacacacacacaaccacacacacacacacacacaccacacacacacacacacacaccacacacacacacaccacaccacacacacacaccacacacacacacacacacacaccacacacacatacacaccacacacccccataacacacacacacaacacacacacacacaccacacacacacccacacacacacacacacacacaccacacacaccacacacacaccacacacacacacacacaccacacacacacacacaccacacacacaccacacaccacacacaccacaacacacaccacacacaccacacacacaccaccacacacaacccacacacagcaccacacaccacaccacacaccacacacacacaccacccatcaCACCACatcacaacacaccacacacacacacaccaccacacacacacacacacacaccacacaccgacacacacaccacacacacacacacaccacacaccaccacatcacaccacataccacacacatcacacaatacaccacccaccacacaccacacacgacacacacacaccacacacacacacacaccacacaccacacacaccacacacacaccacaccacacacataccacacacacacacacacaccacacacacaccacacacacacatacacacacacacacacataaaataaagattaaaactataaaattttaaattaaaaaaagggaaaaacctCTTGAAGACTGGAGTTGCCTGGTTGCTGGGAGTTGGGGTGCTGGTGCACTAGGACCGTTTTGCGTGTCTAGTAGCACTGTGAGAAAGGAGTGAGCTCGGGCCCAGACGGCCTGGCTCTGCCTTGTCACGGATGGAAAGTGGTGTGGGCGCTTGGGCAGGCTACTCTGTTCTCTGAGTCCTGGCGCTCAAAGAGGGTTATCTCTGGCGACACCAGCGCGTCAGAAACCCTTCTTGAGCATAACAAGCGGGCACTGCATCCACAGACAGGTGCCAGATCCCGGGAGCCAACAGCCCAGAATCACCAAAgcgacaggagagaaagaaagccctGATGCAATTATATGGAACTCAAGTTCTTTTTGATTAGCACACGTAATAATATTAGGCCTCATTATGGAATCTTCAAACaagatttgtttttgtcacaCCTTCTTTCCACTCTTCTCTCCCTGACCCCGACCCCTGACCCCTGTATGTGCTTCTAAcgtcccccaccccgccccagtcTCTGCCACATGAGTTCTATTTACCACCCCCCTCCTaacctctttttccttcttctggttttctttctagtTGCAGGCTCTACATCTATGCTCATTTGCtcacatatatagatacacacacttTATGAGCTAGGGTCCTTGTGTGAAAGAGAacacatgatttttgtttttttctgagtctaACTCATCTCAATCcattcattttcctacaaattttgTGATCTTTCCCCCCTTTCACAAGTGAGTCAAATTCCACTGCGTATATACCTGTCACCAGTTAGAGGTGAgcctgagccatttctcttccCAGCTGTTGTGACTGAGGCAGCTGTTAACATGGAGTCCTTTGAGTTATACGTCCATGAGTGAGACAGCCATGTCATACAGaagttctatttttgtttttggttttggttttttttaggcACTTCTGTGAGTTCACACCCCGCTAACACTGATACAGTATCTTAATTCGAGTTTCCagtgctgtgataagacaccatgaccaaaa
The genomic region above belongs to Acomys russatus chromosome 25, mAcoRus1.1, whole genome shotgun sequence and contains:
- the LOC127208075 gene encoding LOW QUALITY PROTEIN: C-type lectin domain family 10 member A-like (The sequence of the model RefSeq protein was modified relative to this genomic sequence to represent the inferred CDS: substituted 1 base at 1 genomic stop codon), coding for MTSIYENFHNSRSEEKNQETEKAPPPPQFFLCSVLSWTHLLLFSLALSLLLLLVVSVIGSQNYQLRRDLGALRATLANTTSSIKAEVQTLTSRGDRLQENISSMNREVEDHRKELLAGRSLSQKVASLESTVEKKEQALKTDLSEISARVQQLGKDLNVLTCQLDRLKNNGSESYCCPRHWTEHEGSCYWFSQSEKSWPEADKSCQLENSHLVVVNSLEEQNFLQNHLANVVTWIGLTDQNGPWRWVDGTDFEKGFKXVCFHICSHGFCLGHLSFQGCGPGVDGRMWACGFGSGFRWPTSVFVHRNWAPEQPDNWHGHGLGGGEDCVHFNSDGRWNDNACQRRFRWVCEISPAKAG